One genomic segment of Candidatus Macondimonas diazotrophica includes these proteins:
- a CDS encoding uroporphyrinogen-III C-methyltransferase — protein sequence MSEPAPMVSPPTGAEPVRRPSRIWAFLVRLIRLAILFGMIVAIALLWQQVDDINSIRAAFGDRLDEVRTRLAETRAAQMPATELERRLTVLQTELDSTQEQARATARQVEPVLELLRQGRPAWYRAEALYLMQMANQALQLRGDAPAALRALWLADKNLEVLGDPRFLPVRETLAREMAMLRALPTVDVPGISLQLSTLAAGVEQWPLRHHVPSHWAANPPQAEQASRPAELWGQFLAAMRQLIEIRRNEEPIAALVSPELERLQRLHTILQLQAARLALLQRDADTFRRELDSALGSLSTYFDVADPEVRSAREQLEALREMPIDPKRPDLSGSLAQLRTLEAEMVMP from the coding sequence ATGTCTGAACCCGCACCTATGGTCTCCCCGCCGACCGGGGCCGAACCCGTTCGGCGTCCGTCCCGTATCTGGGCGTTCTTGGTGCGGTTGATTCGTCTGGCGATCCTGTTCGGCATGATTGTTGCCATCGCCCTGCTCTGGCAGCAAGTCGACGATATCAACAGCATTCGCGCGGCTTTCGGGGACCGGCTCGATGAGGTTCGTACCCGGCTGGCCGAGACACGCGCTGCGCAAATGCCGGCCACGGAACTGGAGCGGCGCCTGACAGTGTTGCAGACCGAGCTCGATTCGACCCAAGAGCAAGCGCGAGCGACGGCACGGCAGGTCGAGCCGGTGTTGGAGCTGCTGCGACAGGGACGCCCGGCGTGGTATCGGGCGGAAGCGCTTTACCTGATGCAGATGGCGAATCAGGCCCTCCAGCTACGCGGCGATGCGCCGGCGGCCCTGCGTGCGCTGTGGCTGGCTGACAAGAACCTGGAAGTTTTGGGGGACCCGCGTTTCCTGCCGGTCCGGGAGACACTGGCCCGGGAGATGGCGATGTTGCGTGCGTTGCCCACGGTGGATGTCCCGGGCATCTCGCTGCAGCTTTCCACACTGGCGGCAGGGGTGGAGCAGTGGCCGTTGCGTCACCATGTTCCCAGCCATTGGGCGGCCAACCCACCGCAGGCAGAACAGGCGTCCCGCCCCGCCGAGCTCTGGGGACAGTTTCTGGCCGCGATGCGACAGTTGATCGAAATTCGGCGCAACGAAGAGCCGATCGCTGCGCTGGTCTCACCCGAACTCGAGCGACTTCAGCGCTTACACACCATCTTGCAGCTGCAGGCGGCTCGGCTGGCACTGCTGCAGCGCGATGCTGATACATTCCGCCGTGAACTGGACAGTGCATTGGGCAGTCTGTCGACTTATTTCGACGTGGCGGATCCCGAAGTGCGATCCGCGCGGGAGCAACTGGAAGCGTTGCGCGAAATGCCGATTGATCCAAAGCGGCCCGATCTGAGTGGCTCGCTGGCTCAATTGCGAACCTTGGAAGCCGAGATGGTGATGCCATGA
- a CDS encoding uroporphyrinogen-III synthase produces MTEALPLAGLRILVTRPAHQAEGLCRRIAAAGGVAVRLPTLEITPVMDRPAARRQLESGLQADWLVFTSANAVAHAASLMPHLLRRATGRIAAIGAATAAALTHAGRSPDLVPPGEDYRSEGLLAQAALSDMAGQRVMIVRGENGRVLLGDTLRQRGADVTYVPVYRRQCPQIDRNVVVQRLTHPRGPDILVFTSPEALSNLFELVPDGAIRQQLRSAQVVVVSEAMVKQAQNMEFGPPLRAIADEAGLMRTLTRWAQRLHPHKPPTLPT; encoded by the coding sequence ATGACCGAGGCGCTACCGCTGGCCGGTTTGCGCATCCTGGTGACGCGGCCGGCGCACCAGGCGGAGGGCTTGTGTCGCCGGATCGCTGCAGCTGGCGGGGTGGCCGTGCGACTGCCCACCTTGGAAATCACGCCGGTCATGGATCGACCCGCGGCTCGGCGACAATTGGAGAGCGGGCTGCAAGCGGACTGGCTTGTCTTCACCAGTGCCAACGCGGTGGCTCATGCCGCGTCGCTCATGCCCCACCTGCTGCGGCGCGCCACCGGCCGGATCGCGGCCATCGGCGCGGCTACTGCTGCGGCACTGACGCACGCTGGCCGGTCGCCGGATCTGGTACCCCCGGGTGAGGACTACCGTAGCGAGGGCTTGCTGGCACAGGCAGCTCTGTCCGACATGGCGGGGCAGCGGGTCATGATCGTGCGAGGCGAAAATGGCCGGGTGCTGTTGGGCGATACCCTGCGGCAACGCGGCGCCGACGTGACCTATGTGCCGGTCTATCGGCGTCAATGTCCGCAGATCGACCGGAATGTGGTGGTCCAGCGACTCACGCATCCCCGTGGCCCGGATATTCTCGTCTTCACCAGCCCCGAGGCGTTGAGCAATCTCTTTGAACTGGTACCGGACGGCGCAATACGACAGCAGTTGCGCAGTGCACAAGTGGTGGTCGTGAGTGAGGCTATGGTAAAACAAGCCCAAAATATGGAGTTCGGTCCGCCGCTCAGAGCGATCGCGGATGAAGCGGGGCTGATGAGGACCCTGACGCGCTGGGCGCAGCGGCTTCATCCCCACAAACCGCCGACATTGCCTACATAA
- the hemC gene encoding hydroxymethylbilane synthase, producing MSDRVLRIATRRSPLALWQAQHVAEQVKSVHPGQAVRLVPIKTQGDKILDVPLAKIGGKGLFIKELEQALLDEVADLAVHSMKDVPAELPDGLGLAVMLESADPRDALVSRGTGGWAGLPAGARIGTSSLRRQCQLRAQRPDLNFDFLRGNVGTRLGKLDSGVFDAIVLAAAGLDRLGLADRISERLDPSVSLPAVGQGVIGIECRTHDDALHALLAPLDHVPSRQRVTAERALNARLGGGCQVPIAGHARVVGDILELEALVGARGGDEPVRARSSGPVSAAEQIGREVAETLLQCGADRLLREWELHPQ from the coding sequence ATGTCCGATCGTGTCTTGCGAATTGCTACCCGCCGCAGTCCATTGGCCCTTTGGCAGGCCCAACATGTTGCCGAGCAGGTGAAGAGTGTCCATCCGGGACAAGCCGTCCGTCTGGTGCCGATCAAAACCCAGGGCGACAAGATTCTGGACGTCCCGTTGGCCAAGATCGGCGGCAAGGGGCTGTTCATCAAGGAGCTGGAGCAGGCCCTGTTGGACGAGGTGGCCGATCTTGCTGTGCATTCCATGAAGGATGTGCCCGCTGAACTACCCGATGGCCTCGGCTTGGCGGTGATGCTGGAAAGTGCTGACCCGCGCGATGCATTGGTTAGCCGCGGCACCGGCGGTTGGGCAGGTTTGCCGGCCGGCGCGCGGATCGGTACGTCCAGTTTGCGGCGCCAATGTCAGCTGCGGGCGCAGCGCCCGGATCTGAACTTCGATTTCCTGCGTGGCAACGTCGGGACGCGCCTGGGGAAGCTCGACAGCGGCGTGTTCGATGCGATCGTACTGGCCGCCGCCGGGCTCGATCGGCTCGGTCTGGCGGACCGGATCAGCGAACGGCTCGACCCGTCAGTCAGTCTTCCGGCGGTGGGGCAGGGTGTGATCGGGATCGAGTGTCGTACCCATGACGACGCGCTGCACGCGCTATTGGCGCCGCTCGATCACGTACCCTCCCGGCAACGCGTTACGGCGGAGCGTGCCCTCAATGCGCGACTGGGCGGCGGCTGTCAGGTGCCCATCGCGGGCCACGCGCGCGTGGTGGGCGATATCCTGGAGCTCGAGGCGCTGGTGGGTGCACGCGGGGGCGATGAGCCGGTGCGTGCGCGCAGCAGCGGGCCGGTGAGCGCAGCTGAGCAAATCGGGCGTGAGGTTGCCGAAACCCTGCTGCAGTGCGGTGCCGATCGGCTGCTGCGCGAATGGGAACTGCACCCCCAATGA
- a CDS encoding LytR/AlgR family response regulator transcription factor, with product MNILIVDDEALARLRLAQLIAELPGHRVVGQAENGMQAVALCEHHAVDVVLLDIRMPSIDGLQTARLLAALPMPPAVIFVTAYPNHALAAFEVQASDYLLKPVRRERLVQAFARLAERGGNCMSERVIDNRSPRSHLRTRLGGVVRVVAVEQIRYFKAEQKYVTVRSPEGEFLIEDSLARLEAEFSGRFVRAHRNALVAIPYVEALHRRGVRYWLMLKDCPESIMVSRRHLTLVRQVLEGSII from the coding sequence ATGAACATCCTCATTGTGGATGATGAGGCGCTGGCTCGGCTTCGCTTGGCCCAGTTGATCGCCGAACTGCCGGGACACCGAGTAGTCGGGCAGGCGGAGAACGGCATGCAGGCAGTGGCACTCTGCGAACACCATGCCGTGGATGTGGTACTGCTCGATATCCGCATGCCGTCCATCGATGGTCTCCAGACGGCCCGTCTGCTGGCTGCCCTGCCGATGCCGCCGGCTGTGATCTTCGTGACCGCCTACCCGAACCACGCGCTTGCCGCCTTCGAGGTGCAGGCATCGGACTATCTCCTCAAGCCGGTTCGCCGCGAGCGCCTCGTCCAGGCGTTTGCACGCCTGGCGGAACGAGGAGGTAACTGTATGTCCGAACGCGTGATCGATAACCGTTCGCCGCGCAGCCATCTGCGCACCCGGCTGGGTGGCGTGGTGCGCGTGGTGGCCGTCGAGCAGATTCGCTATTTCAAGGCTGAACAGAAATATGTGACTGTGCGTAGTCCGGAGGGGGAATTTCTCATCGAGGATTCCCTGGCGCGTCTGGAGGCGGAATTTTCAGGCCGGTTCGTTCGCGCGCATCGCAACGCATTGGTCGCGATTCCCTATGTCGAAGCGCTGCATCGGCGAGGCGTTCGCTACTGGTTGATGCTCAAGGACTGCCCGGAATCGATCATGGTGAGCCGGCGACATCTGACGCTCGTGCGTCAGGTGCTGGAGGGCTCGATCATCTGA
- a CDS encoding sensor histidine kinase — MPDLCDLRVVLALVLSMQILACVLTLVMSPVDFWLQLSRVSLYVQAVALSSSILLCALRPHLARWRPAFATSAILALVAGTAYAVAVLSGCLLGDLLGRACTVEHAARPALIAALLTGVGLRYLYLQHALTQRVHDELRLRIDALQARIRPHFLFNTLNTIAALIRGQPRLAETALENLADLFRASLGQQGSFVTLADEVSLCLHYLDLERLRLGTRLRVEWSLGNVPEAALLPALTLQPLVENAICHGIETCREGGTIHLQGRLDHDMIILCLCYPRCGDAGPGHGLAMSNTRQRLALSFGAKARLELRQTEHTCEVTLAFPYLSKAPISKGESA; from the coding sequence TTGCCCGATCTGTGCGATCTGCGGGTGGTGCTGGCGCTCGTGCTCAGCATGCAGATATTGGCCTGCGTGTTGACGCTGGTGATGTCTCCGGTGGACTTTTGGTTGCAACTGAGCCGGGTTTCACTTTACGTCCAGGCGGTTGCGCTCTCGAGCAGCATCTTGCTGTGTGCGTTGCGGCCGCATCTGGCGCGATGGCGGCCGGCGTTCGCCACATCGGCGATTCTGGCGCTGGTGGCCGGCACGGCATATGCGGTGGCAGTGCTGAGTGGCTGTTTGTTGGGCGATCTTCTCGGCCGGGCCTGCACGGTTGAACACGCCGCGCGCCCGGCGCTCATTGCGGCATTACTGACGGGCGTGGGATTGCGTTACCTCTATCTTCAGCATGCACTGACCCAGCGTGTGCATGACGAGCTGCGATTGCGGATCGATGCCCTGCAGGCGCGTATCCGCCCCCATTTCCTGTTCAACACACTGAATACCATCGCCGCCCTGATTCGTGGACAGCCTCGCCTGGCGGAAACGGCACTCGAGAACCTGGCCGATCTGTTTCGTGCAAGCCTGGGCCAGCAAGGCAGCTTCGTGACTCTGGCCGATGAGGTATCGCTGTGCCTTCACTATCTGGATCTGGAACGTCTCCGCTTGGGAACTCGATTACGGGTGGAATGGTCATTGGGCAACGTGCCGGAGGCGGCATTGCTGCCGGCCCTGACGCTGCAGCCGCTGGTGGAAAACGCCATCTGTCATGGCATCGAAACGTGTCGCGAAGGCGGCACGATCCATCTGCAGGGGCGATTGGATCACGACATGATCATCTTGTGTCTGTGCTATCCCCGCTGCGGGGATGCCGGTCCCGGGCATGGCTTGGCCATGTCCAATACGCGCCAGCGTCTGGCGTTGAGCTTCGGCGCCAAGGCCCGCCTTGAGCTCCGGCAAACTGAACACACCTGTGAGGTGACATTGGCTTTTCCCTATCTGAGCAAGGCGCCGATCAGCAAAGGGGAATCCGCATGA
- the argH gene encoding argininosuccinate lyase has protein sequence MSDSPSSAKPWGGRFSEGTDAFVEAFTASVGFDHRLYRQDIAGSIAHARMLARIEVLTATECAQIVEGLEAIRAEIEAGRFEWSVALEDVHMNIEARLVARIGEAGKKLHTGRSRNDQVATDIRLYLRDAIDALTAELNRLQTGLLDLAEREADTLMPGFTHLQVAQPVTFGHHLMAWYAMLSRDRERLADCRRRVNVLPLGSAALAGTVYPLDRHFVADQLGFEAISENSLDAVSDRDFAIEFSAAASLILMHLSRFSEELVIWSSAQFDFIELPDRFCTGSSIMPQKKNPDVPELVRGKTGRVYGHLMGLLTLMKAQPLAYNKDNQEDKEPLFDTVDTLAGCLRAFADMVPALQVKRDQCRESARRGFATATDLADYLVRKGIPFRDAHEIVGKAVALGIREGRDLSALSLNELQSFSPLIEADVYDVLTLEGSVAARRSHGGTAPEQVRAAIGRARRDQQHS, from the coding sequence ATGAGTGATTCCCCATCTTCCGCCAAACCGTGGGGCGGACGTTTTTCCGAAGGCACCGATGCGTTCGTCGAGGCCTTCACCGCATCGGTTGGTTTCGATCACCGGCTCTATCGGCAGGACATCGCCGGCTCCATTGCCCATGCGCGCATGCTGGCCCGGATTGAGGTGCTCACGGCCACCGAGTGCGCGCAAATCGTCGAGGGGCTCGAGGCCATCCGCGCGGAGATCGAGGCGGGCCGTTTCGAATGGTCGGTCGCCCTGGAAGATGTGCACATGAACATCGAGGCCCGCCTTGTCGCCCGCATCGGTGAGGCGGGAAAGAAACTGCATACCGGTCGGTCACGCAACGACCAAGTGGCAACGGACATCCGCCTCTATCTGCGCGACGCCATCGACGCCTTGACCGCGGAGCTGAATCGCCTGCAGACCGGCCTGCTCGATCTGGCCGAGCGCGAAGCGGATACTCTGATGCCGGGCTTCACTCACCTGCAGGTTGCCCAGCCGGTCACCTTCGGTCATCACCTCATGGCGTGGTACGCCATGCTGAGCCGGGACCGGGAACGGCTCGCCGACTGCCGCCGGCGCGTGAATGTCCTGCCGCTCGGCTCGGCCGCGCTGGCGGGCACGGTCTATCCGCTGGATCGCCATTTCGTGGCCGACCAGTTGGGCTTCGAGGCGATCAGCGAGAACTCCCTGGATGCGGTGAGCGATCGCGATTTCGCCATCGAGTTCAGTGCGGCCGCCAGCCTGATCTTGATGCACCTGTCGCGTTTTTCCGAAGAACTGGTGATCTGGTCCAGTGCCCAGTTCGATTTCATCGAACTGCCCGACCGCTTCTGCACCGGCTCGTCCATCATGCCGCAGAAGAAAAACCCCGACGTGCCCGAGCTGGTGCGCGGCAAGACCGGGCGTGTCTACGGCCATCTGATGGGCCTGCTGACGCTGATGAAGGCGCAGCCGCTGGCCTACAACAAGGACAACCAGGAAGACAAGGAACCGCTTTTCGATACGGTCGACACCCTGGCCGGATGCCTCAGGGCTTTTGCCGACATGGTCCCGGCGCTGCAGGTCAAGCGCGACCAATGCCGTGAAAGCGCGCGACGCGGTTTTGCCACGGCGACCGATTTAGCGGATTATCTGGTCCGCAAGGGCATCCCGTTCCGGGACGCGCACGAAATCGTCGGCAAGGCTGTGGCACTCGGCATCCGTGAGGGCCGCGACCTCTCGGCGCTGAGCCTCAACGAACTGCAATCGTTCAGTCCATTGATCGAGGCCGATGTCTATGACGTGCTGACCCTGGAGGGATCGGTCGCCGCGCGCCGTAGCCATGGAGGCACAGCACCCGAACAAGTCCGCGCCGCCATTGGTCGCGCTCGGCGAGATCAACAACATTCCTGA
- the katG gene encoding catalase/peroxidase HPI produces the protein MSKQSKCPFHAAPGSRTTVGAQANANWWPDRLNLKILSQHSAKSNPMEPGFDYAEAFKTLDLAAVKQDLRALMTDSQDWWPADWGHYGGLFIRMAWHSAGTYRIADGRGGAATGNQRFAPINSWPDNGNLDKARRLLWPIKKKYGSTLSWADLMILAGNVALESMGFKTFGFGGGREDIWEPEDDIYWGAEAEWLATSDKPNSRYSGERDLDNPLAAVQMGLIYVNPEGPDGNPDPVASGRDVRETFARMAMNDEETVALTAGGHTFGKAHGAGDPSLVGPEPEAAPLEQMGFGWKNRLGSGTGVHTTTSGIEGAWKPNPTRWDNGYFDMLFGYEWELVKSPAGAHQWRAKDVKPEHMIPDAHDPSKKHAPMMTTADLSLRFDPIYEPISRRFHQDPQAFADAFARAWFKLTHRDMGPRVRYLGPEVPAEELIWQDPVPAVDHPLVDAQDIAALKAEILASGLSVAQLVGTAWASAATYRDSDKRGGANGARIRLAPQKDWAAHQPAELATVLGTLERIQQAFNGMHSGGTQVSLADLIVLGGCAAVEQAARAAGHAVEVPFSPGRTDATQEQTDVESFAPLEPVADGFRNYLKDGVRTPAEHLLLDRSQLLTLSAPEMTVLVGGMRALGANAGQSRHGVLTERPGTLTNDFFVNLLDMGVEWQPAGDGLYEGRDRASGALKWTGTRVDLVFGSNSELRALAEVYASDDAAEKFVNDFVAAWTRVMNLDRFDLD, from the coding sequence ATGTCGAAGCAATCCAAGTGCCCATTTCATGCCGCGCCCGGCAGCCGCACCACGGTCGGCGCCCAGGCCAATGCCAACTGGTGGCCCGATCGGCTGAATCTGAAGATCCTCTCCCAGCATTCGGCCAAGTCCAACCCGATGGAGCCGGGTTTCGACTACGCCGAGGCGTTCAAGACGCTCGACCTGGCCGCGGTCAAGCAGGACCTGCGCGCCCTCATGACCGACTCACAGGACTGGTGGCCGGCCGACTGGGGCCACTACGGCGGCCTGTTCATCCGCATGGCCTGGCACAGCGCCGGCACCTACCGCATCGCCGACGGCCGCGGCGGCGCCGCCACGGGTAACCAGCGTTTCGCGCCGATCAACAGCTGGCCGGACAACGGCAACCTGGACAAGGCCCGCCGGCTGCTGTGGCCGATCAAGAAAAAATACGGCAGCACGCTGTCGTGGGCGGACCTGATGATTCTCGCCGGCAATGTGGCGCTGGAATCCATGGGCTTCAAGACCTTCGGTTTCGGCGGCGGGCGCGAGGACATCTGGGAGCCGGAGGACGACATCTACTGGGGCGCCGAAGCCGAGTGGCTGGCCACCTCCGACAAGCCGAACAGCCGCTACTCCGGCGAGCGCGACCTGGACAACCCGCTGGCCGCGGTGCAGATGGGCCTGATCTACGTGAACCCCGAAGGCCCGGACGGCAACCCCGACCCGGTCGCCTCCGGCCGTGACGTGCGGGAAACCTTCGCCCGCATGGCCATGAACGACGAGGAAACGGTGGCGCTGACCGCCGGCGGCCACACCTTCGGCAAGGCGCATGGTGCGGGCGACCCGTCCCTGGTCGGACCGGAACCGGAAGCCGCCCCGCTCGAACAGATGGGTTTCGGCTGGAAGAACCGCCTGGGCAGCGGCACGGGCGTGCACACCACCACGAGTGGCATCGAGGGCGCCTGGAAGCCGAACCCGACCCGCTGGGACAACGGGTACTTCGACATGTTGTTCGGCTATGAGTGGGAACTGGTCAAGAGCCCGGCCGGCGCGCACCAGTGGCGGGCCAAGGACGTGAAACCGGAGCACATGATTCCGGACGCCCACGACCCGTCCAAGAAACACGCGCCGATGATGACCACGGCGGACCTGTCGCTGCGCTTCGACCCCATCTACGAGCCGATCTCGCGACGCTTCCATCAGGATCCGCAGGCCTTCGCCGACGCCTTCGCCCGCGCCTGGTTCAAGCTCACCCACCGCGACATGGGACCGCGCGTACGCTACCTGGGGCCCGAAGTGCCGGCCGAGGAGCTGATCTGGCAGGACCCGGTGCCGGCCGTGGATCACCCGCTGGTCGACGCGCAGGACATCGCGGCACTCAAGGCCGAAATCCTGGCCAGCGGCCTGAGCGTGGCGCAACTGGTGGGCACGGCCTGGGCCTCGGCGGCCACCTACCGCGACTCGGACAAGCGCGGCGGCGCCAACGGCGCGCGCATCCGCCTGGCGCCGCAAAAGGACTGGGCGGCGCACCAGCCGGCCGAACTGGCCACCGTGCTCGGCACGCTCGAACGCATCCAGCAGGCGTTCAACGGCATGCACAGCGGCGGCACGCAGGTGTCGCTGGCGGACCTGATCGTGCTCGGCGGTTGCGCCGCCGTGGAGCAAGCCGCGCGGGCTGCCGGGCACGCGGTCGAGGTGCCCTTCTCGCCCGGTCGGACCGACGCCACGCAGGAACAGACTGACGTCGAGTCGTTCGCGCCACTGGAGCCGGTGGCCGACGGGTTCCGCAACTACCTCAAGGACGGTGTCAGAACACCGGCCGAGCACCTGTTGCTGGACCGCAGCCAGCTGCTGACCCTCTCCGCGCCGGAAATGACCGTGCTGGTCGGCGGCATGCGGGCGCTGGGCGCCAACGCCGGCCAGTCGCGCCACGGCGTGCTGACCGAGCGGCCCGGCACCTTGACCAACGACTTCTTCGTCAACCTGCTCGACATGGGCGTGGAATGGCAGCCGGCCGGCGATGGCCTGTACGAGGGGCGTGACCGCGCCTCGGGCGCGCTCAAGTGGACCGGCACGCGGGTGGACCTGGTGTTCGGTTCGAACTCGGAGCTGCGGGCCCTGGCCGAGGTCTACGCAAGCGACGATGCGGCCGAGAAGTTCGTCAACGACTTCGTTGCCGCCTGGACGCGGGTGATGAACCTGGACCGCTTCGACCTGGACTGA
- a CDS encoding LysR family transcriptional regulator, with protein MLKATLEQLRMFRALADHGSYQQAAEAVFKTPSSVHHAVQKLEEQLGMALFTVHGRQSVLTPKGQVLLRRVRHLLGEADDVQQVAEALSGGVETRLRLAIDQAYPPEHLYAVIDELMHAHPVIRLEFHETVLSGAISMLMQDEADIAIGPEILPGALNEAVGSATFVAVASPDHALFQREVPLKREDLIRARQIVLRDSGSGKRLDSGWLGAEQRWTVNHLGTSIRLVVSGFGFAWLPETAIREHLTAGRLRPLPLDQGRRRDMTFYLNFRNADALGPAAQEFLRAMRLNAQSEETRPVV; from the coding sequence ATGCTCAAGGCGACTCTGGAGCAACTGCGCATGTTTCGCGCGCTGGCCGATCACGGCAGCTATCAGCAGGCCGCGGAGGCTGTGTTCAAGACGCCCAGCTCAGTCCATCACGCGGTTCAAAAGCTGGAGGAGCAGTTGGGCATGGCGCTGTTCACGGTTCACGGACGCCAGAGTGTGCTGACGCCCAAAGGTCAGGTCTTGCTGCGTCGGGTGCGTCATCTGCTCGGCGAGGCGGACGACGTTCAGCAGGTTGCCGAGGCGCTGAGCGGTGGCGTGGAAACCCGTTTGCGGCTTGCGATCGATCAGGCCTATCCGCCGGAACACCTCTATGCGGTGATTGACGAGCTGATGCATGCCCATCCGGTGATCCGCCTGGAATTTCACGAAACGGTGCTCAGTGGGGCCATCAGCATGCTGATGCAAGACGAGGCAGACATTGCCATCGGTCCTGAGATTCTGCCTGGCGCCCTCAACGAAGCCGTTGGATCGGCCACTTTCGTGGCGGTGGCCAGTCCGGATCATGCCTTGTTTCAACGGGAAGTCCCGCTCAAACGTGAAGATTTGATTCGCGCCCGCCAGATCGTGCTGCGTGATTCGGGGAGCGGGAAGCGGCTGGATTCAGGCTGGCTGGGCGCCGAACAGCGTTGGACGGTGAATCACCTGGGGACCTCGATTCGGCTCGTCGTGTCGGGTTTCGGCTTTGCCTGGCTTCCCGAAACGGCGATTCGCGAGCATCTGACGGCGGGCCGCCTGCGACCCCTGCCGCTGGATCAGGGCCGCCGGCGAGACATGACGTTCTACCTCAACTTCCGCAATGCCGATGCGCTCGGTCCGGCCGCGCAGGAATTCCTGCGGGCGATGCGGCTGAACGCACAGTCCGAAGAAACCCGGCCGGTCGTGTGA